From candidate division KSB1 bacterium:
GACCACTTGGAGTACCTGAACGACCAGGAAATCACGGCACTGGCGAAGGCCAACGTCTGCGCGGTCATGTTGCCCGCGAGTGTGTTCTTTCTGGGAACGCTGCCCTACCCGCCGGCGCGAAAGTTGATTGAGCAGGGTGCGCGGGTTGCGATTGCCACGGACATGAATCCAGGCTCGGCCATGACCGAATCGATGCCGTTCTGCATGACGGCCGCCGCGATCTATGCGAAAATGAACCCGGCGGAGTTGTTGTGGGCGGTCACCCTCGATGCGGCGGCGGCACTGCGCGCCGACAGCGACGTGGGGTCGCTGGAGGCCGGCAAGGCGGCGGACATCTGCCTCTGGCGGGCACCGGACCTGAATTCACTGTCCTATCATCTCGGCGATTTCCGCGCATTCACCGTTATTATCGGCGGTGAACTGGCGTGGGAGGATCGCGATGCGACGGCAAGATATTAGTGTCGGAACGTCGGGGTGGAAATTCGACGATTGGGCCGGGACGTTTTATCCGCTGCGGGTCCCCCGGTCGAAGTGGCTCGAATTCTATGCCGCCCGGTTTCCCGTCGGCGAGATCAACAGCACGTACTATCGCATCGCGGGACGCGCGACTTACGCGGGCATCGCGGGCAAGACGCCGGCGGGGTTTCGGCTCTTCGCGAAAGTGCATGGTGATGTGACGCACTCCCGAAGCGAGCCCGCGGAATCGATGCGCGCATTGCTGGGCGGACTCGCACCGCTCACGGAGCGCGGGAAATTGCTCGGATTGCTGGCGCAGTTTCCCGCTGCATTCCAGCGATCAGATTCCAACATCGACTACTTGCTGCGCGTGCGCGACTTGTGCGCGAGTCGGTCACTGTACGTGGAGTTCAGACATCGCAGTTGGGATTGCGACGGCGTTCGAGCCACGCTGCGTGACGAGGGCGTGAGCTGGGTCAGCCCCGACGAGCCGCAATTGGAAAGCCTGATGCCTCCCGCATTGCATGTGACGGGGGACTATGCGTACGTGCGGTTGCACGGTCGGAATGCGCGGGCATGGAACGACCGTACGGCGGGCGACCGGTATGATTACAACTACAGCGTTGACGAATTGGTATCGGTTGGGCAGAAGTTGCTCGGCCTGCCGGACTCTGTCAAGCGGGCATTTGTCCTGTTTAACAATTGTTATCATGGTCAGGCGGCAACGAACGCGATTTGGTTGCAGCGATGGTTAGGCGACACGAACCACGAGGACGATTCGGCGAGCGAGAATGGACTCCATCTATTCACTGATTCATAGCTCGCAACATCGCGAGGCCTGGCGGCGGTTTCGATTGCCGACGGAGGATTGGCAGATTCTGAACAGCCACCTCCGTTCGCGATCAGCGAATCCGACGCTGCCACGGCTGCCCTATCCGTTGGAAGGGTACGTCAGCGCCGCGCCGGGTCCGCACGAATTCGCTTGCGTCGCTGAACCCGCGATCATGTCTCCCGGACCGTTTCGCGAAGCGGCGTTGCAACATTCGATTGCACTCACGACGCAACGCGATGCGGTGGACTCCTGCCGGGCGTGGTTTGGCTTGAGTGTCGAGTCGGCGCCGATGGACGCCGCGGACAACGCCTGGGCGCAACTCGCGCTGATCGACGCGGCCGAACGGACGGCGCTGACCGAGCTGGAAGCGAGGGTGATGCGTGCGGTCAGACTCGCCGATGTGATGGACCTCGAAGGCGAGCCGCTGTTCCTATCGCTGAGCAAAATGGTTCAGCATCTATTCGCCCCGACCTATCTGGAGATTCAGCCGGACCTCTCGTCCGATTTCTGGTCGGAGCGCGACGGGGAGTGGGTCTGGCATGAGCCGAAAGATCTGCCGCAGGAGGCGGCAACCGAGCTCGTGCCACGACACAAATTGGCGCTCTATCGCCGCAATCGGATCTCGCTCATCGATGAGTGTGCGACCGCGGCGGAGTTTACGCGAGGAAAAGAGCTGCACGACCGGGGATACGTGTTCGCCGTGTTGGTGCCGCTGGTGCGCAACGACCGCCGCCTCGGTGTGCTCAAGCTGCTGTATGCCTCGCCGCTTACCATTTTACCGGTCGAACTCGATGCGCTGGAACTGTTCCGCGCCGAATTTTCAACCGTCTTCGACTGCTGCAGCAAGTTCTCGCGCACACAGCGACTCGCCACGATCGACGGGTTGACGCAGTTGTTTAATCATCGCTTTTTGCGGGAACAACTGCGCACGGAATTCCAGCGCGCGAAGCGCTACAAGAAGATGATGACGTTCGTCATGATTGATATCGACGACTTCAAGACCTACAACGATACTTATGGCCATCTGGCCGGAGACCGGGTGTTGGCCGAGGTGGCGGCGACGATCCGCTCGTCCGTGCGCGACATTGACTTTGTGGCCCGCTACGGCGGCGAGGAGTTCGCGCTGATTCTGCCCGAGATCACTGCGGAGAACGGATTGATTGTGGCCGACAAAATTCGCAAGGCGATCGAAGCCCGTTCGCTGGTGACTGAGGAAGGCGAGTCGATGGGTGCAATCACGGTGTCGTGCGGAGTCACCGACAACCGCGATGCGGCGGCTCCGGAAGATCTCATCTCCGGCGCCGATCGCGCGCTCTACTGGGTGAAGCGACACGGAAGAAACCTGGTCAAGTTAGCAAATGTCGAATCGCAAGCGATCTGAGTTTCCGCGAGTCCTGTTTGTTACGTCGGAGGTCACGCCGTTCAGCAAAACCGGCGGCCTGGCCGATATCAGCGGCGCGCTGCCGAAGGCGCTGAGTCGATTGGGCTGCGACGTGCGGGTGTTGTCCCCCTTGTACGGCTGCGTGGACGGGGAGCGACACGCACTGGCGGTATCGGCAAACGGCGCTCAACCTTCTCTGACTATTAACGGCCGGGCGCTGCACGCCGAATTTGCACGCGCGCCCCGCCGTGACTCTGAACCGGATTTCTGCTTCCTGCGCTGTGACGCGCTGTACGACCGGCCGGGGATTTACGTCGATCCCTTCAGTAATCAGGACTACGTGGACAACGACTACCGGTTTATCGCACTCGCCAAGTGTGCATTCGACCTGTGTCGGAGCGATCACTGGACGCCGGATGTCCTGCAGTGCAATGACTGGCAGGCCGGTCTGGTTCCGCTCTACCTGTCGCAGCGGCGGCGGCGCGGAGAATTCGCGGAGAGTCGTGCGGTGATGACGGTTCATAACATGGCCTATCACGGTTGGTTCAAGGCGGATACTGTCGCTCGCATCGGCGACGCGGAAGCGTTGTATTTTCCGGGCGGACCGATCGAATTCTACGGGATGGTCAATTTCCTGAAAGCCGGGCTCGAATTTGCCGACGGGCTGAGCACTGTCAGTCCCACTTACGCGCACGAGATCCAGAGCAGCTATGATTTCGGCTTCGGACTGGAAACCGTATTGCGGGGGTCGCCGCGACCGCTGCAAGGAATTCTCAACGGGATCGACACCGAGGTCTGGAATCCGGAGACTGATCCGCGCATCGCCGCCAACTTTGGCATCGGTACGCTGCCCTGGAAAGTGGAGAACAAGCGCGCATTGTGCGCCAAGGCCGGGTTTGAATTCAACGCCGGCGTCCCGGTATTCGCGGTGATTTCACGGATTGTGGGCCAGAAGGGTTTCGAGATTCTCGCGCCGCTCATCACGGAAATTCTGAGCTTGCCGGCGCAGTTCGTGATCCTCGGCAGCGGCGACCCGTACTACGAGCACATGTTCCACGAACTGGCGCGCGTGTATCCCGACCGATTCGCGGTGAAGCTGGCCTACGACGAAGATCTGGCGCACTTGATCGAGGCCGGTTCGGACATGTTCCTCATGCCGTCCAAATTCGAACCGTGCGGACTGAATCAAATGATGAGCATGCGTTATGGCACGATTCCGATTGTGCGGGTCACCGGGGGACTTGCCGATACCGTGATCGACGCCGACACGGATTTGTTGCACGGAACCGGTTTCCGTTTCTATGACTATACGAGCGGCGAGCTGATGCACGCGGTCGAACGCGCGGTTTCCGCCTATCAAGATGCCGACCGCTGGCGGAGGATCCAGCGTAACGCGATGAGTCAGGATTTCTCGTGGGATCGGTCGGCAAGGCAGTATCTTCAACTGTATCAGGAATGCCTCTCTCAACCGCCGCGCGTGGCCTGAGGGTCGCGCTCGGCCTGCTGGCGCTGCTGGGGAGCTGCGTAAGTTCCGACGCGCGAGACTGGAAGGTCATCCTGCCGAGTGAGTCGGTGACGCTCCGGGATCCGCGAGCGTTGTCAATCGGTCCGGACGATTTGCTCTATGTCGCCGATGCCGGCAATCAGCGTGTCGTCGCCGTAGATACGAGCGGGACGCTGATCGCGGAAGCCGGTGGGTTCGGGAATGGCAACGGGCAGTTCCAAAGTCCGGAGGACGTCGCGGCGGAGTGGGGTACCAGTGTCTGGGTATTGGACTATGGAAATCGCCGCATTCAGCGATTCTCCCGCTCGCTGAGCTGGCAGGCAACGTACGAAGTCCTGATCGATGACACCCAGGACCGACGCAGCCCCGCGGCGATTGCACTGGCGCCCGACGGCGACCTTATCGTCTATGACCGCGACGGTCAGACTTTGCTGCGCTACGATCCGGGGTTCTTTCCACGGGCCAGCTTCGACGGCGCTCGCGGTTATGTTGGCGAAGTTGCCTCGATGGCGTTTGTTCGCGGACACGGCCTGTGCTGGATCGAGCGCGGCGGCCATACGCTGTATCGTTGCGATGCCATGCTGAATCCTCTGCCGTCAATTGAACTGCCGCCCGAATACGGTGAGACCACACTGGCCGCCGCGGATAGTTCACTACTGACCGGCGCCCGCGGGTTTGTGATCCGGTGGCAAAGCAGCGCGCGACCCGCTGATACGCTCTTTGATGCGCGGACAGTGATCGGCAAGGAAATTCGCACAATCACCAGCTTGGCGATGGCGTCGAGCGGGACCTTGTACCTGCTGGACCGGACCACGGGAAGAGTTGTTCGCGTATCGCCCTGATTCCTCCGGAGTGAGACACCCGGCATCAAGCCTTGGCATCGGCTGTGCGATGGCGCTGCTGTTGATTGCACTGAACGCGCCGACCGCCTGCGCGATTCCGTCGCGAATCGGACAGGCGAGATTCGTGTCCACGGGTGCTACCGACACGTTGCTCACGCTCAGCGTGCCATGGATTGAGATCGATTCCATTCAAGTCACGGCCCGCGGCCAGACGCTTTCCGAGTTTGAACGCTGGCGGCTGATTGAACCCGGCAACCGCATCTGGCTCTTCCGCCCCTTACCCC
This genomic window contains:
- the glgA gene encoding glycogen synthase GlgA; translation: MSNRKRSEFPRVLFVTSEVTPFSKTGGLADISGALPKALSRLGCDVRVLSPLYGCVDGERHALAVSANGAQPSLTINGRALHAEFARAPRRDSEPDFCFLRCDALYDRPGIYVDPFSNQDYVDNDYRFIALAKCAFDLCRSDHWTPDVLQCNDWQAGLVPLYLSQRRRRGEFAESRAVMTVHNMAYHGWFKADTVARIGDAEALYFPGGPIEFYGMVNFLKAGLEFADGLSTVSPTYAHEIQSSYDFGFGLETVLRGSPRPLQGILNGIDTEVWNPETDPRIAANFGIGTLPWKVENKRALCAKAGFEFNAGVPVFAVISRIVGQKGFEILAPLITEILSLPAQFVILGSGDPYYEHMFHELARVYPDRFAVKLAYDEDLAHLIEAGSDMFLMPSKFEPCGLNQMMSMRYGTIPIVRVTGGLADTVIDADTDLLHGTGFRFYDYTSGELMHAVERAVSAYQDADRWRRIQRNAMSQDFSWDRSARQYLQLYQECLSQPPRVA
- a CDS encoding GGDEF domain-containing protein → MDSIYSLIHSSQHREAWRRFRLPTEDWQILNSHLRSRSANPTLPRLPYPLEGYVSAAPGPHEFACVAEPAIMSPGPFREAALQHSIALTTQRDAVDSCRAWFGLSVESAPMDAADNAWAQLALIDAAERTALTELEARVMRAVRLADVMDLEGEPLFLSLSKMVQHLFAPTYLEIQPDLSSDFWSERDGEWVWHEPKDLPQEAATELVPRHKLALYRRNRISLIDECATAAEFTRGKELHDRGYVFAVLVPLVRNDRRLGVLKLLYASPLTILPVELDALELFRAEFSTVFDCCSKFSRTQRLATIDGLTQLFNHRFLREQLRTEFQRAKRYKKMMTFVMIDIDDFKTYNDTYGHLAGDRVLAEVAATIRSSVRDIDFVARYGGEEFALILPEITAENGLIVADKIRKAIEARSLVTEEGESMGAITVSCGVTDNRDAAAPEDLISGADRALYWVKRHGRNLVKLANVESQAI
- a CDS encoding DUF72 domain-containing protein: MRRQDISVGTSGWKFDDWAGTFYPLRVPRSKWLEFYAARFPVGEINSTYYRIAGRATYAGIAGKTPAGFRLFAKVHGDVTHSRSEPAESMRALLGGLAPLTERGKLLGLLAQFPAAFQRSDSNIDYLLRVRDLCASRSLYVEFRHRSWDCDGVRATLRDEGVSWVSPDEPQLESLMPPALHVTGDYAYVRLHGRNARAWNDRTAGDRYDYNYSVDELVSVGQKLLGLPDSVKRAFVLFNNCYHGQAATNAIWLQRWLGDTNHEDDSASENGLHLFTDS